A stretch of Ipomoea triloba cultivar NCNSP0323 chromosome 13, ASM357664v1 DNA encodes these proteins:
- the LOC116001513 gene encoding plastid-lipid-associated protein 6, chloroplastic, which produces MASLLHSTLSLPHHHSKPSSPFLASSPTIPCHLPRFPPDVFHRKSYPLKRSFTCSSGIDEVTFIDPNKESKAELIGSLKLKLLSAVSGLNRGLAASDDDLKKADDASKELEAAAGPVDLEGNLDLLQGRWKLIYSSAFSSRTLGGSRPGPPVGRLLPITLGQVFQRIDVFSRDFDNIVELELGAPWPLPPLDLTATLAHKFELIGTSKIKIIFEKTTVKTTGNLSQLPPLEVPRLPDAIRPPSNPGSGEFEVVYTDSDMRITRGDRGELRVFVIA; this is translated from the exons ATGGCTTCTCTACTTCACTCTACCCTCTCTCTTCCACACCATCATTCCAAACCCTCTTCTCCATTTCTAGCTTCATCTCCCACCATCCCTTGCCATCTTCCAAGATTTCCCCCTGATGTCTTTCACCGGAAAAGCTACCCACTTAAGAGAAGCTTCACATGCAGTTCTGGTATTGATGAAGTCACATTCATCGACCCAAATAAAGAATCGAAGGCTGAGCTTATTGGGTCTCTTAAGCTCAAGTTATTG AGTGCTGTTTCGGGGCTAAACAGAGGTCTTGCTGCAAGTGATGATGATTTAAAGAAGGCAGATGATGCTTCCAAGGAGCTTGAAGCTGCTGCAGGACCCGTAGATCTTGAAGGCAATCTTGATCTACTGCAAGGCAGGTGGAAATTGATTTACAGCAGCGCTTTCTCATCTCGAACCCTAGGTGGAAGCCGCCCTGGGCCCCCAGTAGGAAGATTACTACCAATAACTCTCGGTCAG GTATTTCAAAGGATTGATGTGTTTAGTCGGGATTTTGATAATATAGTTGAGCTTGAGCTTGGCGCCCCCTGGCCATTGCCGCCTCTTGACTTGACTGCAACTTTGGCTCACAAATTTGAACTTATAG GAACATCCAAGATCAAGATCATCTTTGAAAAGACTACGGTGAAGACAACGGGAAACTTATCACAACTACCACCACTGGAGGTGCCCCGATTGCCAGATGCGATCAGGCCGCCATCCAATCCAGGTAGCGGTGAGTTTGAAGTCGTATATACTGATTCTGATATGCGCATTACAAGGGGCGATAGGGGGGAGCTTCGGGTTTTTGTCATCGCCTAG